The following are encoded together in the Capsulimonas corticalis genome:
- a CDS encoding PadR family transcriptional regulator produces the protein MKEQNELKKGSTQTLILAVLSDSPSHGYAIAREIERRSASALKMGEGALYPALRALETDGFISSAWEVQISGPARKVYTLTGKGHGELARQRSAWQKFSDAVNSVIGGAPHGQPT, from the coding sequence ATGAAAGAGCAAAACGAACTGAAGAAGGGAAGCACGCAGACATTGATTCTGGCCGTGCTTTCCGACTCGCCTTCGCACGGCTACGCCATCGCCCGCGAAATCGAGCGCCGCAGCGCCTCCGCGCTCAAGATGGGGGAAGGCGCTCTTTATCCCGCCCTGCGCGCCCTGGAAACCGACGGTTTTATCTCCAGCGCCTGGGAAGTGCAAATCAGCGGCCCCGCCCGCAAAGTGTATACCTTGACGGGAAAGGGACATGGGGAACTCGCCCGGCAGCGCAGCGCCTGGCAAAAGTTCTCCGACGCCGTCAACAGCGTCATCGGAGGCGCCCCCCATGGACAGCCGACCTGA
- a CDS encoding MIP/aquaporin family protein — protein sequence MPRPSLTLVETSREEILYAEWKRCGHHLEEYASEFAGAAFLVFCVVAFVSLMFASGSPMPALLPSSSLRLLCAGLLIGGAGGLVAISPPGRLSGAHINPAVSLGFWLLGKMHANDLAGYAAAQMAGALLGAALGIAAFGRWAREIHRAVLSPAAGLSAGGAFTAEVAATFALASVLFCCVSHPRVARFTPAIMMLVSGVLVCLDGAVSGAGMNPARWFGPAAIADDWRLGWVYWLAPCLGSLLAVLPRRFGLYRHAMPATAKLFHDTRFRSIFRHDRVPSKLPAHLAKEIDASARP from the coding sequence ATGCCGAGGCCGTCGCTGACACTGGTCGAGACATCGCGGGAAGAAATTCTATACGCCGAGTGGAAGCGCTGCGGCCACCACCTGGAAGAGTACGCGAGCGAGTTTGCGGGCGCGGCGTTTCTTGTGTTCTGCGTGGTCGCATTCGTCTCGCTGATGTTTGCGTCCGGATCGCCGATGCCCGCGCTACTTCCATCGTCCTCTCTGAGGCTTCTGTGCGCCGGTTTGCTGATCGGCGGCGCGGGAGGGCTGGTCGCCATTTCACCGCCGGGGCGGCTGAGCGGCGCCCATATCAATCCGGCGGTCTCGCTGGGCTTCTGGCTGCTTGGAAAGATGCATGCCAATGATCTTGCGGGATACGCCGCCGCGCAGATGGCCGGCGCGCTTCTGGGCGCCGCGCTCGGGATTGCGGCGTTCGGCCGCTGGGCGCGCGAAATCCACCGCGCCGTTCTGTCGCCAGCGGCGGGGCTCAGCGCCGGCGGCGCATTTACCGCGGAGGTGGCCGCCACGTTCGCACTCGCGTCGGTCCTGTTTTGCTGCGTCAGTCATCCCAGGGTCGCGCGTTTTACCCCTGCGATCATGATGCTGGTGTCCGGCGTCCTGGTATGTCTGGACGGCGCCGTCTCCGGAGCGGGCATGAACCCCGCCCGTTGGTTCGGTCCCGCCGCAATCGCCGACGACTGGCGGCTTGGCTGGGTCTACTGGCTCGCGCCATGCCTCGGCTCCCTCCTTGCCGTTCTGCCGCGTCGCTTCGGTCTTTATCGACACGCCATGCCCGCAACCGCCAAGCTCTTCCACGACACGCGATTCCGGTCGATCTTCCGCCACGACCGGGTTCCCAGCAAACTTCCGGCGCATCTGGCAAAGGAAATCGACGCCTCCGCGCGGCCTTAG
- a CDS encoding ATP-grasp domain-containing protein — protein MDKISGSQNASVRLLFPAHPLDPRSPDPSYLEEAAAAAALGLRCSTINFEALVAEDDSARAVSRVIPAGEEETGVYRGWMITPAQYASLFTALLGRGVRLVNSPEEYRRSHYLPESYSVIEGQTPKTVWMRLESAPSMPAVMDLLSPFGAGPVIVKDYVKSRKHEWAEACFIPDASDAAGVARIVHRFLELQGSDLNEGLVFREFVEFEPLTTHSQSGMPLTQEFRLFFLDGAPIVVSQYWDQGDYGAARPPMERFTALASHVQSRFFTMDVAKRRDGEWMVMELGDAQVSQLPEQASAMDFIASLGRLA, from the coding sequence ATGGACAAAATTTCCGGCTCCCAAAACGCCTCTGTAAGACTGCTCTTTCCGGCGCATCCACTGGATCCGCGCAGCCCCGATCCGTCGTATTTGGAGGAAGCGGCCGCAGCGGCGGCGCTGGGTCTGCGATGCTCCACGATCAATTTTGAAGCGCTGGTGGCTGAAGACGATTCGGCGCGCGCCGTGAGCCGCGTCATCCCGGCGGGCGAAGAAGAGACCGGCGTGTATCGCGGCTGGATGATTACGCCGGCGCAGTACGCGTCGCTCTTTACGGCGCTGCTGGGACGCGGGGTGCGGCTCGTCAATTCCCCGGAGGAATATCGGCGGAGCCACTATCTTCCCGAATCCTACTCCGTGATCGAAGGACAAACGCCGAAGACGGTCTGGATGCGGCTGGAAAGCGCGCCGTCGATGCCCGCTGTCATGGATCTGCTGAGTCCGTTCGGGGCGGGACCGGTGATCGTGAAGGACTATGTGAAGTCGCGCAAGCACGAATGGGCGGAGGCGTGTTTTATTCCCGATGCTTCGGACGCGGCGGGCGTCGCTCGGATCGTCCATCGGTTTCTGGAATTGCAGGGATCGGATCTGAACGAAGGACTTGTCTTCCGTGAGTTCGTGGAGTTCGAGCCGCTGACGACGCACTCTCAAAGCGGCATGCCCCTGACGCAAGAGTTTCGTCTCTTCTTCCTGGACGGCGCTCCCATTGTCGTCAGCCAGTACTGGGATCAGGGAGACTATGGCGCGGCGCGTCCGCCGATGGAGCGGTTCACGGCCCTGGCGTCGCATGTGCAAAGCCGATTCTTCACGATGGATGTGGCGAAGCGGCGGGACGGCGAGTGGATGGTGATGGAGCTGGGCGACGCGCAGGTCTCACAGCTGCCTGAGCAGGCGTCCGCGATGGATTTCATCGCGTCGCTCGGGCGTCTGGCGTAA
- a CDS encoding HD domain-containing protein encodes MTIDLRERWRAFCASLNLDARLTDEYYTLIAANMSEEHRAYHNLAHVQALLRDFESVAHLVQDRASFEWKIWLHDLIYRPGAPDNERESAEVARRWAREAGLDEAFGADVYEGIMATKTHLGTTEDDRLLVTLDLAILAASEEEFDRYERQVASEFLSNPEISWEAYRAGRLAWAEAFNQRVPIYPAHYGQENFEAAAHKNLVRSMIRLEQGIVIKL; translated from the coding sequence ATGACTATCGATCTTCGAGAAAGATGGCGCGCGTTCTGTGCGTCTTTGAATTTGGACGCTCGTCTAACAGACGAGTATTACACGCTCATCGCCGCGAATATGAGCGAAGAGCATCGCGCCTATCACAACCTTGCCCACGTTCAGGCGCTGCTGCGCGATTTTGAGAGTGTCGCGCATTTGGTGCAAGACCGCGCGTCGTTCGAATGGAAGATCTGGCTCCACGATCTGATCTACCGGCCCGGCGCGCCGGACAATGAGCGGGAAAGCGCGGAAGTCGCGCGGCGATGGGCGCGGGAGGCGGGGCTAGATGAGGCGTTTGGCGCCGATGTGTACGAGGGGATCATGGCGACCAAGACGCATCTTGGGACGACCGAGGATGACCGCCTGCTCGTCACGCTGGACCTGGCGATTTTGGCGGCGTCCGAAGAAGAGTTCGATCGATACGAGCGGCAAGTCGCGAGCGAGTTTCTCAGTAATCCCGAGATTTCCTGGGAAGCCTATCGGGCGGGACGCCTCGCGTGGGCCGAGGCGTTCAACCAGCGTGTTCCCATCTATCCGGCCCATTACGGACAGGAAAATTTTGAAGCGGCGGCTCACAAGAATTTAGTGCGCTCGATGATCCGTTTGGAGCAAGGAATTGTAATAAAATTGTAA